A region of the uncultured Bacteroides sp. genome:
ATGTTCCATATACTGATGCACTTAAGATAAGTAATGGCGTTTTACTTCCAAAGTATGATTCCCAAGAGACTATTTATCCGGGAATGTTAGCAGAACTTAAAAGTGCTGCAGACTCATTGGCGAAAGCAGGTAGTGGTAGTGTAAGTTCTTTAACATCAGGTGATGCTATTTATAATGGTAAAATCGCTAAATGGCAGAAATATTGCAATTCTTTACGTTTACGTTTGGCTATGCGTATATCTGGCGTTGACGCTTCATTGGCCAAAGCTACAGTAGAAGAGATTTTAGCTAATCCATCAAAGTATCCGGTTATAACTTCAAATGATGATAATGCATTTTATATGTGGCCAGGTTCTAAACCTTATTTGGAACCATGGTATTCAGATGAGCACTCAGATGGACGTGATGATCACGGATTGAGTGATGTAATGGTTAATACATTAAAATCTTTAAGTGATCCACGCCTTCCAGTTTATGCTTTTCCTGCAACTTCTGATGGTCAATACAGAGGATTTACCATTGGTGCTAAGTCTCAGCCTGATTTAACAATAATATCACGTATTGGCGCTAGATTCAGAGAGAATGCCGCTGGCTTTACTCCTTATTTCCGTGCTTGTGAAACATACTTTGATATTGCAGAGGCTTCAAAACTAGGATGGGCTACGGGCTCTACAGCAAAAGCTGCATACGAAAAGGCTGTAACTCTTTCACTGCAAGAGAATGGTGTTGCAGATGCTGCAATAGCTACTTATTTGGCTGGTCCTGCTTTATACGATGGTACCAATAATCAATTATACTTGCAAGAATGGATTTCTTTATTTAAGCAAGGTATGGAAGCGTGGTCATTGTATAGAAGAACAGGGGTTCCTACTACAAATTATGTAGCTCCTGCGTCTACATACACAGGACATAATGTGTCACCTTTAAGATACCCTTATCCTGCAACAGAAACATCATTGAATGGCGCTAATTCCGCAGCATCTGTTGCTAAGGTTGTTGATGATTTCTGGGGTCAGAAAATGTGGTGGGATACTCGTTCAGGCGTTCAGTAGTCTCCATCTATTTGACTTTACATATTTACATTATAAGAGAGGCTATCCAGTAAATGGATAGTCTCTCTCTTTGTTAATAACATATTCGTACAATAGCATTAGCTCAGTTATTCTATAGAAAGTGGCTTTAATGATTTTAACTATATGCAAATAAAAGATAACCAGAAGTTTAGCTTCGGGGCGAATAATAAACGTGGAATCCTTGAAAAACAAAAAACTTCTAGTTGTTTGGGGGGGGGTAACAGGGGGTGCCATCCTGGAACCCTTTGGCAGTGGGGGTGCCAAATTTTAGCACGAGACATATAAAAGAAGTTATTTTATAAGTTTGTCACCACCAATGATCTTTTCTATACAAGCATACTTTATTTTGTTTTTTATCAATTTAACCCGAAGCTATAAATACATTTTTGAATGTCTGTGTTGTTATAATCATTTAATCACGTATATTTGTGCACATTTATATAAATACAGAAGATGAAAGAATTTGTTATTTCCGAAGCGCAAACTGAGAAAGCTGTTCTGGTAGCTCTAATTACTCAGACACAGGATGAGCGAAAGACGAATGAATACCTTGATGAACTGGCATTCCTTGCTGAAACAGCAGGGGCAGAAGTGGTGCGTAGTTTTACGCAAAGACTTGATACTGCAAATTCTGTTACTTTCGTAGGAAAGGGTAAGTTGCAGGAAATAAAGGAGTATATTGAAGAGAATGAAATTGGAATGGCCATCTTTGATGATGAGCTATCAGCTAAACAAATACGTAATATAGAGGGTGAGCTACAGGTTAAGATCCTTGACCGTACTTCATTGATCCTTGATATATTTGCTATGCGGGCACAAACTGCCAATGCAAAAACTCAGGTAGAGTTGGCTCAATATAAATATATGCTGCCCCGATTAACCCGTTTATGGACCCACTTGGAACGACAGAGTGGTGGCTCTGGTGGTAAAGGTGGTTCTGTAGGTCTTCGTGGACCGGGTGAAACTCAGCTCGAGATGGATAAGCGTATCATTCTTAACAGAATGTCTCTTTTAAAGCAACAGCTTAAGGATATTGATATGCAGAAAGCCGTTCAGCGAAAGAATCGTGGAAAAATGATTCGTGTTGCATTGGTAGGATACACTAATGTGGGAAAATCTACATTAATGAATCTGTTGGTCAAGAGTGAAGTGTTTGCTGAAAACAAGCTTTTTGCTACACTTGACACCACAGTCCGGAAGATGATCATAAATAACTTGCCTTTCCTGCTTTCTGATACGGTTGGTTTTATCCGTAAACTGCCTACTGACTTGGTCGATTCGTTTAAGTCAACATTAGATGAAGTAAGAGAAGCGGACCTATTACTGCATGTTGTAGACATTTCTCATCCGGGATTTGAAGAACAGATAGAGGTGGTGAGTAAAACTCTTAATGATATAGGTGGAGGTAATAAACCTTGTATCTTAATATTCAATAAGATCGATGCATATACTTATGTGAAGAAAGCTGAGGACGATCTTACTCCTAAGACAAAAGAGAATAGAACGCTGGAAGAGCTGAAGAATACATGGATGGCAAAGCTTAATGAGAATTGCCTTTTTATCTCAGCGCGCGAGAAAGAGAACATTGAAGAACTGAAAGAACTACTCTATAACAGGGTAAAGGAATTGCATGTGCAACGTTTCCCTTACAATGATTTTCTTTTCCAGATTTATGATGAGGATATGAATGAATAAACATAGCAAATAAGAAAATGAGAACGTACCGCTTGCTTACTGAGGATGAAGTTCTTCAGTTAAAAAGTCAGTCTTGTTTGGCCGACGATTGGAATAATGTACTTGTATCGGATAATTTTAAAACAGAATTTGTACATCATACCCGCTTCTCGGGAAATGTAAAGCTCGGCTCCTTTGACGGAGAGTTTACTTTAGCCGGTGGAATAAAGAAGCATTCCGGATTGAGACATGTTACACTTCACAATGTGACTATCGGCGATTGTTGCTGCATTGAAAATATTCAGAATTACATTGCTAACTATGAGGTAGGTGACCACACATTCATTGAAAATGTGGATATCATTCTGGTGGATGGGCTGAGCACATTTGGCAATGGAGTGGAAGTTGCAGTCTTGAATGAAACCGGTGGCCGTGAAGTGCTTATTAACGATAAACTTTCAGCCCATCAGGCTTATATATTGGCTCTTTACCGTCATCGTCCGGAGCTGATAAGCCGGATGAAAGAAATTACCGATTTCTATTCAAACAAACATGCTTCGGCAACCGGGAATATAGGTTCCAATGTGATGATTGTTAATACAGGGTCAATAAAAGACGTTCGTATAGGCGATTACTGTCATATTGAAGGAGCTTGCCGATTAAATAACGGTAGCATAAATAGTAATGCTGATGCGCCGGTTCATATAGGCTATGGCGTGGTTTGCGAAGATTTTATTATATCTTCCGGTTCTCATGTAAGTGATGGAGCTATGTTGGCGCGTTGCTTTGTGGGGCAGGCTTGTCAGCTGGGGCACAACTATTCGGCTTCCGATTCTTTATTCTTTAGCAATTGCCAGGGAGAGAACGGTGAAGCATGTGCCATTTTTGCCGGACCGTTCACTGTTACCCATCATAAATCCACTCTGTTAATAGCCGGCATGTTTTCATTTATGAATGCAGGTTCTGGTTCCAATCAGAGTAATCACATGTACAAACTAGGACCAATCCATCAGGGAACACTAGAACGTGGAGCAAAAACAACTTCTGATTCGTACATTCTCTGGCCTGCACGTGTAGGAGCTTTTTCATTGGTTATGGGTCGTCATGTGAATCATGCCGA
Encoded here:
- a CDS encoding SusD/RagB family nutrient-binding outer membrane lipoprotein — translated: MKKYSLNISLSMVLLAFLFSGCTSSFDEVNSDPDNSTDAPAANILTYCLQYATTNLFGQWCDMNEPSTYGGQLTKIQYIDEAKYVYRPSVVENKWFYLYRTMNNLRTVEAKAAAQNSPGMYGIAKVFEMQMMQITTDTWRDVPYTDALKISNGVLLPKYDSQETIYPGMLAELKSAADSLAKAGSGSVSSLTSGDAIYNGKIAKWQKYCNSLRLRLAMRISGVDASLAKATVEEILANPSKYPVITSNDDNAFYMWPGSKPYLEPWYSDEHSDGRDDHGLSDVMVNTLKSLSDPRLPVYAFPATSDGQYRGFTIGAKSQPDLTIISRIGARFRENAAGFTPYFRACETYFDIAEASKLGWATGSTAKAAYEKAVTLSLQENGVADAAIATYLAGPALYDGTNNQLYLQEWISLFKQGMEAWSLYRRTGVPTTNYVAPASTYTGHNVSPLRYPYPATETSLNGANSAASVAKVVDDFWGQKMWWDTRSGVQ
- the hflX gene encoding GTPase HflX, encoding MKEFVISEAQTEKAVLVALITQTQDERKTNEYLDELAFLAETAGAEVVRSFTQRLDTANSVTFVGKGKLQEIKEYIEENEIGMAIFDDELSAKQIRNIEGELQVKILDRTSLILDIFAMRAQTANAKTQVELAQYKYMLPRLTRLWTHLERQSGGSGGKGGSVGLRGPGETQLEMDKRIILNRMSLLKQQLKDIDMQKAVQRKNRGKMIRVALVGYTNVGKSTLMNLLVKSEVFAENKLFATLDTTVRKMIINNLPFLLSDTVGFIRKLPTDLVDSFKSTLDEVREADLLLHVVDISHPGFEEQIEVVSKTLNDIGGGNKPCILIFNKIDAYTYVKKAEDDLTPKTKENRTLEELKNTWMAKLNENCLFISAREKENIEELKELLYNRVKELHVQRFPYNDFLFQIYDEDMNE
- a CDS encoding DUF4954 family protein, with the translated sequence MRTYRLLTEDEVLQLKSQSCLADDWNNVLVSDNFKTEFVHHTRFSGNVKLGSFDGEFTLAGGIKKHSGLRHVTLHNVTIGDCCCIENIQNYIANYEVGDHTFIENVDIILVDGLSTFGNGVEVAVLNETGGREVLINDKLSAHQAYILALYRHRPELISRMKEITDFYSNKHASATGNIGSNVMIVNTGSIKDVRIGDYCHIEGACRLNNGSINSNADAPVHIGYGVVCEDFIISSGSHVSDGAMLARCFVGQACQLGHNYSASDSLFFSNCQGENGEACAIFAGPFTVTHHKSTLLIAGMFSFMNAGSGSNQSNHMYKLGPIHQGTLERGAKTTSDSYILWPARVGAFSLVMGRHVNHADTSNLPFSYLIEQRNTTYLVPGVNLRSVGTIRDAQKWPKRDKRKDPNKLDYINYNLLSPYTIQKMFKGRQILKDLKRVSGETSEIYSYQSAKIKNSSLNKGIVFYEIAINKFLGNSIIKRLEGVNFQSSEEIRARLKPDTEIGVGEWVDISGLITPKSEIDKLLDGIEGGCINRLDDINSSFEAMHNKYYTYEWTWAYHKIQEFYKLNPDEITVKDIIHIVNIWKKSVVGLDEMVYADAKKEFSLSSMTGFGADGTRAEKEQDFEQVRGDFESNPFVTAVTKHIDDKTALGDELINRISQLA